A single window of Oreochromis aureus strain Israel breed Guangdong linkage group 7, ZZ_aureus, whole genome shotgun sequence DNA harbors:
- the LOC120440987 gene encoding uncharacterized protein LOC120440987 produces the protein MSSDLAENIGRAVLSAIQRFSGSAPSTSQTPQHLESSSAPGPSRPAVSTGIPYRSVPLPSVLQAHATRSHFVRKNKTCKHYTKDVVCLPLSSASTFLIPRGDSRAKLAQDGLIGKISFTSDWSEAQLREEIAAIFRRTFALSTGQTFPFEYLSTIRGCKRLMKPNVSSSFLWGGQEVGSICSTTCLYIMAGIQKPAQEEPEELSDSDFESPVCRRRRVHHPLPTTPGESEAKHQETEGCIQESENEGQAEGQQMFPYNVAEFVPIFLEEDEALEEAIQRSLLEESDRQSEVHISSAKSRPCSESVAPAVEVLQLCCCWL, from the exons ATGTCCAGCGATTTAGCTGAAAACATTGGAAGAGCCGTTTTGTCGGCCATCCAACGATTCAGCGGTAGTGCACCCTCAACCTCACAAACGCCGCAGCACTTG GAATCCAGCAGTGCACCTGGACCAAGTAGACCTGCCGTCTCCACTGGGATACCGTACCGCTCG GTTCCTCTTCCATCAGTTCTTCAAGCTCATGCTACGCGCTCACATTTTGTGAGAAAAAACAAGACCTGCAAACACTATACAAAAGATGTCGTGTGCTTGCCCTTGTCTTCAGCATCAACGTTTCTCATACCGAGAGGAGATTCAAGAGCAAAACTAGCACAAGATGGCCTTATTGGGAAGATCTCCTTTACATCTGACTGGTCTGAAGCACAACTTAGAGAAGAAATAGCAGCAATCTTCAGAAGAACATTTGCACTGTCAACTGGCCAGACATTCCCTTTTGAGTATTTGAGTACAATTAGAGGATGTAAACGACTAATGAAACCAAATGTTTCTAGCAGTTTTCTTTGGGGTGGTCAAGAAGTTGGCTCGATTTGTTCCACCACCTGCCTCTATATAATGGCAGGGATACAAAAACCTGCACAG GAGGAACCAGAAGAGCTGTCTGATAGTGACTTTGAAAGTCCAGTCTGCCGGAGAAGACGAG TGCATCATCCGTTGCCTACAACACCAGGTGAAAGTGAGGCCAAGCATCAGGAAACAGAGGGCTGCATTCAGGAGAGTGAAAATGAGGGACAGGCAGAGGGACAGCAGATGTTTCCATATAATGTGGCAGAATTTGT CCCTATTTTTCTGGAGGAAGATGAAGCTCTTGAAGAGGCAATTCAGCGTAGCCTCCTAGAAGAGTCTGATAGACAGAGTGAAGTTCATATTTCAAG TGCAAAGTCTCGTCCCTGCTCTGAGTCTGTGGCGCCTGCAGTTGAAGTGCttcagctctgctgctgctggttatAA